In Gossypium arboreum isolate Shixiya-1 chromosome 5, ASM2569848v2, whole genome shotgun sequence, a single genomic region encodes these proteins:
- the LOC108451604 gene encoding UDP-sulfoquinovose synthase, chloroplastic — protein MAHLMSTSCSIKISSSYRPCGQPLNQDRTVLPNSFTIKTSKSPFKRLVSKGHRAGRSCLVLATAAPVSKEVSANPWSGSDRSPNDSSKPQRVMVIGGDGYCGWATALHLSNKGYKVAIVDSLVRRLFDHQLGLDSLTPISSIHNRLRCWKAITGKTIELYIGDICDFEFLSETFNSFEPDAVVHFGEQRSAPYSMIDRSRAVFTQKNNVIGTLNVLFAIKEFREECHLVKLGTMGEYGTPNIDIEEGYITISHNGRTDTLPYPKQASSFYHLSKVHDSNNIAFTCKAWGIRATDLNQGVVYGVKTDETSMHEQLCNRLDYDGVFGTALNRFCVQAAVGHPLTVYGKGGQTRGYLDIRDTVQCVELAIANPAKPGEFRVFNQFTEQFSVNELAALVTKAGQKLGLDVQTISVPNPRVEAEEHYYNAKHTKLIELGLKPHLLSDSLLDSLLNFAIEFKDRVDTKQIMPSVSWKKIGVKPQTVPAN, from the exons ATGGCACATTTGATGTCAACTTCATGCTCAATAAAGATCTCCTCTAGCTACAGACCTTGTGGTCAACCTCTAAATCAGGATCGAACCGTACTTCCTAACTCTTTTACCATTAAGACTTCCAAGTCACCCTTCAAAAGGCTCGTTTCGAAAGGGCACAGGGCAGGAAGGAGTTGTCTGGTTCTTGCAACTGCTGCCCCTGTGAGCAAAGAAGTTTCAGCAAATCCCTGGTCTGGTTCTGATCGGTCCCCAAATGATTCTTCAAAGCCTCAGCGGGTCATGGTTATTGGCGGGGATGGCTATTGTGGTTGGGCTACAGCCCTTCACCTGTCCAATAAAGGTTACAAGGTTGCTATTGTGGATAGCCTTGTTCGACGACTCTTTGACCACCAGCTTGGTCTTGACTCCTTAACACCCATTTCCTCCATTCATAACCGACTCCGTTGTTGGAAAGCTATAACTGGGAAGACAATTGAACTTTACATTGGTGATATTTGTGACTTTGAGTTCTTATCTGAAACCTTCAACTCGTTTGAACCTGATGCTGTTGTCCATTTTGGAGAGCAGCGGTCTGCTCCATATTCAATGATTGATCGATCACGAGCTGTGTTTACTCAGAAAAATAATGTGATTGGAACGCTTAATGTTCTTTTTGCAATAAAGGAATTCAGAGAAGAGTGCCATCTTGTAAAGCTTGGAACAATGGGAGAGTATGGAACTCCCAACATAGATATCGAAGAGGGTTATATAACTATTAGTCACAATGGAAGGACTGATACTTTACCTTATCCAAAGCAAGCTAGCTCCTTTTATCACCTCAGTAAGGTTCATGATTCAAATAATATAGCCTTCACTTGCAAGGCCTGGGGGATCAGAGCCACTGATCTGAATCAAGGAGTGGTTTATGGGGTTAAGACCGATGAGACTTCAATGCATGAACAGCTGTGTAACAGGTTAGATTATGATGGAGTATTTGGAACAGCATTGAATCGGTTTTGTGTTCAGGCTGCTGTCGGTCATCCTCTAACAGTTTATGGGAAAGGAGGCCAG ACTAGGGGTTACCTTGACATCAGAGATACAGTTCAATGCGTGGAACTTGCCATTGCAAATCCAGCAAAACCTGGTGAATTTCGGGTGTTCAATCAATTCACCGAGCAGTTTTCCGTCAATGAACTGGCTGCCCTTGTAACAAAAGCAGGACAGAAGCTTGGACTTGACGTGCAAACCATATCTGTGCCCAACCCAAGAGTTGAGGCAGAGGAACATTATTACAATGCAAAGCATACTAAACTCATTGAGCTGGGACTAAAACCACATCTCCTCTCAGATTCTCTTCTCGACTCATTGCTCAACTTTGCTATCGAGTTCAAGGATCGCGTTGACACAAAACAGATTATGCCCAGCGtttcatggaaaaaaattggGGTGAAGCCACAGACTGTACCAGCTAATTAG
- the LOC108459943 gene encoding acyl-lipid (9-3)-desaturase-like translates to MAESKRYISQTELENHQKPGDLWISIQGKIYDVTEWSREHPGGALPLLNLAGQDATDAFVAYHPGLAWQYLDKFFTGYYLKDYSVSEVSKDFRKLAAEFSKMGLFEKKEHGTGILLCIIALLFSISVYGVLCSNSALVHLLSGALLGFSWIQSGWIGHDSGHYQVMSSRKFNRVAQILTGNCLAGISIGWWKWNHNAHHIACNSLEFDPDLQHMPIFAVSSKLFNSLTSYFYERKMNFDSIARFLVSYQHWTFYPVMCFARINLFAQSFLFLFSKRKVPNRGQEILGILVYWTWFPLLVSCLPNWGERLMFVVASFAVTGIQHVQFCLNHFSSSVYVGPPSGNNWFEKQTDGTLDIVCSSWMDWFHGGLQFQIEHHLFPRLPRCHLRKVSPFVQELCKKHNLQYDTASFWKANVMTIETLRSAALQARILSNPVPKNLVWEAVNTHG, encoded by the coding sequence ATGGCAGAGTCCAAGAGGTATATTTCTCAAACAGAGCTTGAAAACCACCAAAAACCAGGAGATCTATGGATCTCTATACAGGGAAAGATCTACGATGTCACTGAATGGAGTCGAGAACACCCTGGAGGAGCACTTCCTTTGCTGAATCTGGCTGGCCAAGATGCCACCGATGCCTTTGTAGCCTATCATCCTGGCTTAGCTTGGCAATATCTTGACAAGTTCTTTACCGGGTATTATCTCAAAGATTACTCTGTCTCCGAGGTATCCAAAGATTTCAGAAAACTTGCTGCTGAGTTTTCAAAAATGGGTCTTTTTGAAAAGAAGGAACACGGGACAGGCATTTTGCTTTGCATCATAGCATTGCTGTTTTCTATCAGTGTTTACGGTGTTTTATGCTCTAACAGCGCTTTGGTGCATCTCCTTTCGGGTGCTTTACTGGGATTCTCATGGATACAGAGTGGGTGGATTGGACATGATTCCGGGCATTACCAAGTTATGTCAAGCAGAAAATTCAACAGGGTTGCTCAGATCCTTACTGGGAATTGCCTTGCAGGGATCAGTATTGGTTGGTGGAAATGGAACCACAATGCTCACCACATTGCTTGTAACAGTCTCGAATTCGATCCAGACCTTCAACACATGCCAATATTCGCGGTATCTTCAAAGCTTTTTAATTCACTCACATCTTATTTCTACGAAAGGAAGATGAATTTTGATTCCATTGCTAGGTTCTTGGTTAGTTACCAGCACTGGACATTTTATCCTGTAATGTGTTTTGCTAGGATCAATCTATTTGCACAGTCATTCCTTTTCTTGTTTTCTAAGAGGAAGGTACCAAATAGGGGTCAAGAGATTTTGGGGATTCTTGTTTATTGGACTTGGTTTCCCCTACTAGTTTCTTGTTTGCCTAATTGGGGTGAGAGATTAATGTTTGTGGTTGCCAGTTTTGCTGTAACTGGTATCCAACATGTTCAGTTCTGTTTGAACCATTTCTCTTCAAGTGTTTATGTTGGACCACCTAGTGGAAACAATTGGTTTGAGAAGCAAACTGATGGGACACTTGATATAGTATGTTCATCATGGATGGATTGGTTCCATGGTGGTTTACAGTTCCAGATTGAGCACCATTTGTTTCCAAGGTTGCCAAGGTGCCATCTCAGGAAAGTTTCCCCATTCGTTCAGGAGCTGTGCAAGAAACACAACTTACAGTACGATACCGCTTCGTTTTGGAAGGCTAATGTAATGACGATCGAGACTCTTCGATCAGCCGCCTTGCAGGCAAGGATTCTCAGCAACCCAGTTCCAAAGAACTTAGTGTGGGAAGCAGTAAACACTCATGGTTGA